Part of the Papaver somniferum cultivar HN1 unplaced genomic scaffold, ASM357369v1 unplaced-scaffold_18, whole genome shotgun sequence genome is shown below.
GCATCCATTTAAATATTGGTCTTGGTGTCGTCTAAGCAGTTTGGCTATGATGATCTCACATTTTTTGAGCTTTTTCGAGTCTCACcttttctcttcttgttcttcaattccttttctgtattttttttttggtttggtaTTGTCTTACTTTGTTGCTTCTTAGAATCTTAATAGTTGAACTCTCTTAAATTTTGAAATAGAGAAGTTCATGTATTTAGAAGCATAAATCAAATTGTGAACCAGTATTAAACAGCATGATGCACTTTTCCGTTGCACCATTGTTACCTGTCTTCTGGTACATTTTTCATTTGAATATGCAAGGAGAAGTTATCTATCGGTACTTGTCGTTTGGTATTTCCTACCAACTTTTGactaattgaaaattgaaaattcaacacaaatggtttaggactACCAACTCTattaattgaaaattgaaactcATCAAAAAGTATTTCCTAGTACTTTTGACAACCCCATGCTTTGCGTGTGGTACAGAGGCTTTATTTTCTTCTGATTCCAAGATGCTAACTAATTATCTTTTGTAGATAAAAAATAAGCAGCTAACCAATGTGGGTTCTGAGAAAGATGTACGTCACTTTGAATTTGAAGCTGTTTCATCTGTAAGTCATACACCATGCTTCAGAATTTTAATCTGGATTGTAGTTTTTCTGCAAGACCTTTTACACTTCCAGCTCCATAATCCCCATGCATCTTCGTATAATGTCTCTTTATGCTCTAGAGCATGATCCATCCGATGTTATTTCATTTTTCAGACTATTAAATATCAAGCAGGCGATGTTCTTGAAATTCTCCCTGGGCAAGATCCTGTTGCAGTGGATGCTTTCATACATCGATGTAATCTTGATCCAGAAATGCTTTTAACGGTATCTTTCTGCGTCCtatgtttcagtttcttctttgcGTTTATCATCTTTTTTCGGCATGTCATAGATTTGTAGTGCCAGGAAGCTACCATTTTGTCCTGTAAATTCTTCATTATTCTGAggaatcactttttttttttgtgggtacgtTTGAAATCTAAGTGTTCCCTTGTAGAGAGTTGATAATTATCTCCATGCTGCAAGCTTCTTTATTTCCAAGTGCAATTGACTAAATTTCATAAGTTAGAAGATTTGAACTATAGTATATCACTGTGTGAGGGTGCTGTCAGGTAGTGATACCACTTGCATATGCCAAAAACACGAGCAAGGAAGGGAAAGAACTACTCcgctttttcttttccaagtcttTCTCTAAATCGAACCTAAGGTTTTAGTATAAAAAACTGAACTTAAGGTTTCAGTATCAAACCAGACAAAATGATCAGGACTGCTCTAGcagtaacttccttccgatttcttcttcttgatgaagacaaagagattgttggttattttggttgcaaggttgttccttgttttggagatgttgattttgatctcgatgatgatgatgatgatccaaaccaaaagaagtgttctggatcatctaaatcatcatcctcctcctcatcatcatcctcaaaatcatactcatcatcctcttcgtcgtcctcctcttcttcatcgtcaacagcatcatcatcatcatcgacatCAGACTGATCAAAATCaacatctccaaaacaaggagcaaccttgcaaccaaaataaccaacaatctctttgtcttcatcaagaagaagaaatcgaaagGAAGTTACTACTAGAGCAGTCCTGATCATTTTGTCTGGTTTGACACTGAAACCTTAAGTTCAGTTTTTGATACtaaaaccctaggttcagtttagagaaagacttggaaaagaaaaagcgGAGTAGTACTCTCCCttccttgctcgtgttttatacccTGACACACGTTTTTCATGGTTTATTCTAGTCTTGTACAAGTGTTATCCTGTTAAAAACGGTTTTTGCTAATCTGGTCTGCCTTATCCGATAACATTATAGTCAAACATCTTCAAACTCAAGTTTTGATGAGCGCACTGaatatatacaaaaaagaaaACTCCATGTTTCAGGACTATATTCATAGGAGTTCCAAATTATGTCGCCAGACCTCCTAGAGGCAGTTTGTACTCTTCTTAACCAATTTAATATCTGAAAGAAGATACTTATCTCCAGGATTAGTCACTTGATCTAGTTGAAAAAATATCAACTTTGAGACCCGTCATCTTTTACTGTGTGGGGTAATGTTCATAATCTGTTTTTTTACCTCCCAAGTAATATCCGAATTCAAAAGGTCCTCCGCAGTACATTATCGTGAAAATGCATGGTTATGATAGCCTACTTTCTGGTACCGCGTTCATTGAAATTGGGGTGTTGAATTATTTGGTCTTTTAATTCTCTGAGGAGTCTTCACCACTCATTTGAAATTTTATCGTATTCTCAATTTCAGGTTCAGCCGATAGATAATGAGAATGGAGGTCTTGAATCTGCCATAAATTCTCAAAGTGGTCCTGTGAAACTGAAAACCTTTGTTGAACTGACAATGGATGTGGCATCAGCTTCTCCACGTCGATATTTTTTTGAGGCAAGAGTCTTTTACACTCAGCACTTATTAATACATGCTATATTTAGTGTCTTTTACATCCTGGTGAGATTTTGTAATTCAGCCTTATCATAGACTGGATGAACGAAGCATCTGTATGTTGTCCATAGTTGTTTTCTCCTTTCAtgatattattattttcctcttaaAAAACTGCAGGTCATGAGTTTTTTTGCAACTGCTGAACATGAGAAGGAAAGGCTTCAGTATTTCACTTCAACTGAAGGAAGAGATGATCTATACCGGTACAACCAGAAAgagcgaagaacagttttggaggtaaattatttgttatcaatattattTCTCTTTGCGTGaagtgattattgttgtttttacttGGTTATTCTTAAAAACTACCCATGCTTATAGTAATTATAAATAGCACCTTGTCTATTTGTTCTCTATTTGTTTACTTCTCCATTTTGTTTTATCTTAATCAATCCTCGTGTAACAGATTTTCTGTTTCCTGCTAGTAAAATTTTCTTTCCCTTCTAattaaaaaatggtttttgataCAGGTTCTAGATGATTTTCCCTCTGTGCAAATCCCATTTGAATGGCTTGTTCAATTGGTCCCACCACTAAAAACAAGGGCATTCTCCATTTCTTCATCTCCTCTTGCTCATGCAGATCAAGTTCACCTTACTGTGAGTGTTGTTTCATGGAAAACTCCTTACAAGAGGTTGCGATCTGGTCTTTGCTCAGCATGGTTGGCCGGGATTGATCCAAAAGAAGGTATATACCGTAGAACTAATATACAGTTTAAGGGTCAAGGTCTTAATTCGTGCACCAAGAGACATAAAAACTGAAACCAACTATACTGGTACTGAAATTTGGAAGCCTAATTAAACTTCGGTTCTCAGTAGTTGGGGACCCCAAATTATGAAACAATACGTGAACCATTACTACAGATTGTCATAAACCCCCGGGCCTTGGCTGACGCGGTTTTCATTCCTTCTGAACAGGTGTTAATATTCCTGTCTGGTTCAATCGAAGTTCTCTTCCTCCACCTCCGCCGTCGCTTCCTCTTATTCTCATTGGACCAGGAACTGGGTGTGCACCATTCCGTGCATTCATTGCCGAAAGAGCAGCACAAAGTACTTCTGAGTCGACTGCTCCCATACTCTTCTTCTTTGGTTGCAGAAACGAGGAAAATGACTTCCTATACAAAGATCTGTGGCTATCTCACACAAAATCTGGTGGAATACTCTCAGAAGAGAATGGTGGAGGTTTTTTCGTTGCATTTTCACGAGACCAGCCAAAGAAAGTTTACGTGCAGCATAAGATGAAGGAAGAAAGCAAAAGGATTTGGAATCTACTAATGGGCGGTGCTGCTGTTTATGTTGCAGGATCATCAACCAAAACGCCTGCTGATATCTTTTCATGCATGGTGGAAATAATAAAGAAAGAAGGTGGAGTTCCTGAGGAATCTGCTCTAAGGCAGCTGCGCTTGCTGGATAAAGCTGGCCGGTACAATGTAGAAGCGTGGTCATAAAACAGGATTGATTTTGCTCTGCCTTTCAGTACATAAGCAAAATTTTGATCTTTTCCTGGATGccattaaatattttttattgaaCAATTTACAAGAACTCTACTCAAACAACCAACCAGAGTCATGGGTTTGGTGTTAAGAGAGAGCAGAAAAAAGCAGTGTCAGCAGGACTCAGTGAAACAGCTAGCGGACAGCCAGTGGTGCCTGAAGCAGATTTCATAAGAGTAAGACAAGTTTATTCGTTTTTTGAAGCATAGAGTAAGACAAGTTATGTCAGTATGAGGAATGTAATTAGCTTCTATCAGCATTTACAGCATAATATGACATTCCAACTACAATGGTGGTATTCGCCTAAGATTAAAGGTTGATACGACACACAAGGAAAGAAATATTTATACATGAAAcattggcctatttttaggcaaaAGGGGAAAGTATTACTTGGGAAAGTAttacttttccagaaacggatgTGGTATTTCATTATTACTTTTGTTTCGAAGCTAGGTGTTTGTCTGTGCTATGACTTTTGAGCCTTGAATCAATGAACAAGGGCCTAATAGGACACTTGACTGAATTGCCAAGGTGACACATGTACATGGGGTTGGCCTCGTTATTAGGTCGGTGAGTGGATCCTTTTGTTAGCGGATATGATCCTACATTTATGATGAAATGGAGACAAATTGACATCGTTGGAGGTTGGTAACCTGTAACATAGTAAAACTCGTAGACGCTTCTAATTTGTATCAACGAATCTCCCGTGCACACAGGACTACTTCAGTTCCGTAGGAATGGAATTTTTGGTTAGTTGTGTGGTAGTTGTTGGGGCATCAAGTAACATCAGCATCTCATTCTTAGACGCGATGGGTGCCTCACTCGGTCCAAGTCTATGTCAGACTTTTTCATTTTCGTAGTGTCTGAATACCTCGTTTTCTGACTCAACTGATTCATTTAGGTCTGACTCACTTGAATCTAGTAATTCATTACATCTGACTTTGactcaaaaataataaagtataatttttttttattccaaCTGAATAAAAACCTAGAGTCGgacactagaaaaataaaaaaccaaacaACTTGCATTTGACTCGGTCTGAGTCAGATCCAAACAAGCACGGTGTAGTCAGATGCAATAAGTCAACTCAAGCGAGTCACTAAACTGAGTcagaataaaaaacaaaaaacttgtTAGTTGTTAACAGGAGGAGATCAAAATGAAAACACACTGATGAAGTATTCAAAATTTTCTTAGTTCATTCTCCTAACCACCCTCTTTAATTCTCTCCTCACCCATTACTCTCATTCTCTCTCTGttgaaatttcaaaattttcctcctccccaccaccacctccattaaATACCCCACCCACACATTCTCTTCACCTCCTCCTCCTCTCTATCTCTATTTCTCTCAAACACTACTATGGCTTCTTCCAATGGTACCATCATAGTTCTTCTTGTGATCTTTTTACAATCATCTCTCACTGCTGCAGTTGACCTTAATTTATCTCCTCTCCTCTCTCCCTTCTTAGGTATACTTTACTTTCACTCatcttttaattttgttttgtaaTTTCAATCTGGGTGTTCTTGTTGGTCAAATTTGAATTCATCtaatgtttttgggtatttgtgaAATTTTTACTGTTAAGAAGATGTATGCAAAGAAATTGGGTGTGGAAAAGGAAAATGCGTAGCTTCCATGAGTAGTACTAATGATCTACTTCATCCATTCAAATGTGAATGTGAACCTGGATGGAAACAAACAATTGGTGGTGGTAACAACACTGACCATGATTTTCTCCAGTTTCTGCCTTGTGTCATCCCTAACTGTAAGTAGCCTCAATCTCTGCAATCACTTTTACTTTGATTTTGTGTGTTCCTGGTTTTGGGGTTAGTAGTGGCAACTGAAATCAGCATTTTCTGGATTTGGCAATTAGACCCTTCATaaaaatttctcaattttcatagAAATTACTGTAAATTAGCTGAATTGCTCAACGGGTAAATGTATGGGTTGTCCCAAATTGGGGAGAAACAGACATGGACTGACTGACCAGTTCAATTACTGCTGCTGCTAGCCTGCTATTACTGTGTGCCATGTAATGCAGACTAATTTTTGGAATCTGCAGGTACAATGGACTACTCATGTAACGCAGCTGCTGAGCCTCCTATGCCACAATTAAGAGAACCTCCATCAAATGAATCTTTATTTGATCGTACGTTAATTACCCGCTGTGCACTAATTATATTCGCTAACCTAACAGTTAATAACTTGTTTCTGACTAACActattctacttcttcttctagcttgCAACTGGGCATATTGTGGACACGGGTCGTGCATCAAATCGAATGCATTCGGGCACAAATGTGAATGCATGGAGGGTTATGAAAATCTTCTAAATGTCACTGCATTCCCATGTCTCAGAGAATGTAAGAAATACTTGAAAGTCTTAATATTTGGTAGTGGATATGTCAGCttaaatcttcttttttatgtGGGATTAGTACGATTTTTTGAATACGGAAATCTAAAAGGATTGTTATTTGTTGTTTGGATGTAAGGTGCCATTGGAATGGACTGTCTGAAACTTGGAATCGCAGCACCAAACAGAACCACAAATTCAACGCCAAATATGCCTGACAGGAGTGGGAATCATGGTAAGCAGCAACTGCCTAATTCAGTAGTATGTAGCAAATAAGGCTTTGAATTTAGTCATCAGTCTTACAGCTTTTGTTCTATCTCTTTTGCTGCAGCTAGCACAATTTTACAGGGGAAGTTTCTTTCATTGGTGATCTTTGTGGTAACCATTATGATGGTTCCATGGAAATAGTACAGTGATGTGGCGAATGACAAGGACTTGAAGAAAGTGAGATTCAGATGCAAGTTTGAGGTTCCAAAACCACTTTTCttgcagattttatttatttttcacatATAGCTAGAAGAAAGTGGATTTCAGATGCTTCATCTATTAGATTCTTATGTTCTTTTAGTTTATACGGATAATTTATGTCCGTCAGGGTTTGGATGTGATGGTTATGTTGAGTATTCAAATATATGAGGTTTGGAGATGTATATAACAGTACGTAGAACTTTGTTAAGAGATACCAACtagttttattaatttttgaaatgttctattcttgttcttcctTGAAAGCATTCCTGACAACCATTTGAActgttttacaaaaaaaaaaatatataccatAAGCTAGCAGTTCGATTCATCGTGCACCAGAGGATATGGGCAAATATGAGCTCTAATAGGATACATGAAATCGCCCATTAGACTACTGAGACTTGACCCTCTTCTTTACTTGAAAAACATAGCTTTTATCTGCCCACCACATTGATTCCGGCTATCTGATCAGATCACTGGAAGAAGCAAAACATAAACAtaagttaaagagttgttaaccTGGCTATAATTTACATGATAAAATAGAAATTAGATGTTGAAGCTTAAACATcagaaaataagagaaagaaagagatcatacctgctgctggtgctgttgaTAGTAACCATATCCAGGATAGCCTTGGTAAGAAAACATGTTAGGATCTTGAGCATATCCATAGGCCTCATAACCAGCAGTGTATCCGTACATATTACCAGCTCGCCGCTGGTTTGAATCTAAATGCTGCTGAACCATACCAGCAAATGGATCCTAAATTTAGGCACGTTAGTATGTTAGCCATGGATACCGCACTTGAATAGAGCAATATTGAAGCAGAAGGGACATAAAGCTACCTGTTTATTTGAAGGACTAGGGGCCCATGCAAGTCGAATGTTCGAACCACCCAATTGAATTCCATTTAGCGTCCCCATAGCCTCCACTGCACAAGCCCTGAAGCCACAATATGCAATTAAAACAGCGAAAATTAGAGGAACTTCGAAGCTTCCAGTTAGCGGTAGTAGATGAACCAAATAAGATTAAGAATAAATCGTTTTACCTATTATCGAACTGAACAGTCCCACAGTGTTTTCCTTCATGTATTTTCACATCGGATACCTCTCCAAATTGGCCAAAAATTTGTCTCAAGTTTTCCTCAGTGATATTAGAGTCCAAACCATCAACAAATACCCGGTG
Proteins encoded:
- the LOC113338088 gene encoding NADPH-dependent diflavin oxidoreductase 1-like isoform X1, with the protein product MGLKSNGEESRSLEEGELNVADIKGMKSRLLILYASQTGNALDAAERVGRDAERRGCPATLIISMDKFDAHCLPYEDTVVFIVSTTGQGDIPDSMKVFWRFLLQAKLGNQWLQGVKCAVFGLGDSGYQKYNFAAKKLDKRLTDLGVKQIIERGLGDDQHPSGYEGAFDTWLASLWSALHQMNPTILPRGIGFIDPSMAILDRPKFHIIYHEHDKIESLYSYNSERQIMRARSMSPGKLFHNENRPPCFLQMIKNKQLTNVGSEKDVRHFEFEAVSSTIKYQAGDVLEILPGQDPVAVDAFIHRCNLDPEMLLTVQPIDNENGGLESAINSQSGPVKLKTFVELTMDVASASPRRYFFEVMSFFATAEHEKERLQYFTSTEGRDDLYRYNQKERRTVLEVLDDFPSVQIPFEWLVQLVPPLKTRAFSISSSPLAHADQVHLTVSVVSWKTPYKRLRSGLCSAWLAGIDPKEGVNIPVWFNRSSLPPPPPSLPLILIGPGTGCAPFRAFIAERAAQSTSESTAPILFFFGCRNEENDFLYKDLWLSHTKSGGILSEENGGGFFVAFSRDQPKKVYVQHKMKEESKRIWNLLMGGAAVYVAGSSTKTPADIFSCMVEIIKKEGGVPEESALRQLRLLDKAGRYNVEAWS
- the LOC113338093 gene encoding slit homolog 2 protein-like isoform X2, coding for MASSNGTIIVLLVIFLQSSLTAAVDLNLSPLLSPFLDVCKEIGCGKGKCVASMSSTNDLLHPFKCECEPGWKQTIGGGNNTDHDFLQFLPCVIPNCTMDYSCNAAAEPPMPQLREPPSNESLFDPCNWAYCGHGSCIKSNAFGHKCECMEGYENLLNVTAFPCLRECAIGMDCLKLGIAAPNRTTNSTPNMPDRSGNHASTILQGKFLSLVIFVVTIMMVPWK
- the LOC113338088 gene encoding NADPH-dependent diflavin oxidoreductase 1-like isoform X2, with protein sequence MWPISKTGNALDAAERVGRDAERRGCPATLIISMDKFDAHCLPYEDTVVFIVSTTGQGDIPDSMKVFWRFLLQAKLGNQWLQGVKCAVFGLGDSGYQKYNFAAKKLDKRLTDLGVKQIIERGLGDDQHPSGYEGAFDTWLASLWSALHQMNPTILPRGIGFIDPSMAILDRPKFHIIYHEHDKIESLYSYNSERQIMRARSMSPGKLFHNENRPPCFLQMIKNKQLTNVGSEKDVRHFEFEAVSSTIKYQAGDVLEILPGQDPVAVDAFIHRCNLDPEMLLTVQPIDNENGGLESAINSQSGPVKLKTFVELTMDVASASPRRYFFEVMSFFATAEHEKERLQYFTSTEGRDDLYRYNQKERRTVLEVLDDFPSVQIPFEWLVQLVPPLKTRAFSISSSPLAHADQVHLTVSVVSWKTPYKRLRSGLCSAWLAGIDPKEGVNIPVWFNRSSLPPPPPSLPLILIGPGTGCAPFRAFIAERAAQSTSESTAPILFFFGCRNEENDFLYKDLWLSHTKSGGILSEENGGGFFVAFSRDQPKKVYVQHKMKEESKRIWNLLMGGAAVYVAGSSTKTPADIFSCMVEIIKKEGGVPEESALRQLRLLDKAGRYNVEAWS
- the LOC113338093 gene encoding neurogenic locus notch homolog protein 1-like isoform X1, which gives rise to MASSNGTIIVLLVIFLQSSLTAAVDLNLSPLLSPFLEDVCKEIGCGKGKCVASMSSTNDLLHPFKCECEPGWKQTIGGGNNTDHDFLQFLPCVIPNCTMDYSCNAAAEPPMPQLREPPSNESLFDPCNWAYCGHGSCIKSNAFGHKCECMEGYENLLNVTAFPCLRECAIGMDCLKLGIAAPNRTTNSTPNMPDRSGNHASTILQGKFLSLVIFVVTIMMVPWK